Proteins from a genomic interval of Neorhodopirellula lusitana:
- a CDS encoding glycogen synthase has translation MNIVYLTTEAVPFAKTGGLADVCGTLPSVVAAAGHRCGIIMPAFQSIHNAGLEIEQTDVTFAIQMRRDKRVTGRLLRSHLPCGTVPVYFVEQPDYFDRPGLYGDVDGDYHDNAERFIFFSRAAIEIMKRFNATVDVVQCNDWQSALVPALLRAGAAEVEAAPGTESLMDESQSSIIEFAPDAAGRAMGPQASESSDHGKTSGTSEPTISSKTPTILSIHNLAYQGGFPSDQFPLTGLSWSRFRSESFEFYGGLNFLKTGVVTADQVCTVSPNYAREIKTPVHGCGLDPILRGLGDRVSGIINGIDTSIWNPETDPNLVQNFTIENWQDGKVANKLALQAEMGLPQDAEVPMLGLVGRLADQKGWDLIVPVIRQHLTQQRPTQWVVLGSGNPEIERELKWLAGQYDHQLAVHIGFSDALAHRIEASSDLFLMPSRYEPCGLNQLYSLRYGTVCVVTATGGLADTIVNTTPATLQSGTATGFHMKAHDVASLDESIGDALRMRYHAPENWKKIVETGMTRDWSWRKSAAQYIDLYARTISLKTYS, from the coding sequence TTGAACATCGTCTACCTTACTACCGAGGCCGTCCCGTTCGCGAAGACCGGAGGCCTGGCTGATGTATGCGGAACACTTCCCAGTGTCGTCGCCGCGGCCGGACATCGCTGTGGCATCATCATGCCGGCGTTCCAGTCGATTCACAACGCAGGTCTCGAGATCGAGCAAACCGACGTTACTTTCGCGATCCAAATGCGACGCGACAAACGGGTGACCGGTCGATTGTTGCGAAGCCACTTGCCGTGCGGAACCGTGCCGGTTTACTTCGTCGAGCAGCCCGATTACTTCGATCGGCCCGGCTTGTACGGGGATGTGGACGGCGATTATCACGACAATGCCGAGCGGTTCATTTTCTTCAGCCGCGCCGCCATTGAAATCATGAAGCGATTCAACGCCACCGTGGACGTCGTGCAATGCAACGATTGGCAGTCCGCTCTCGTTCCCGCATTGTTGCGGGCCGGTGCCGCCGAAGTGGAAGCGGCTCCTGGAACGGAGTCATTGATGGACGAATCGCAAAGCAGCATCATTGAATTCGCGCCGGACGCGGCCGGTCGAGCCATGGGGCCGCAGGCATCCGAAAGCTCCGATCATGGCAAGACGTCGGGCACGAGCGAGCCCACGATCAGTTCGAAAACGCCGACGATTCTGTCGATTCACAACTTGGCTTACCAAGGCGGATTCCCGTCCGACCAATTCCCGTTGACGGGATTGTCGTGGAGTCGCTTTCGTAGCGAATCGTTTGAGTTTTATGGTGGGCTCAATTTTTTGAAGACCGGTGTGGTGACGGCGGATCAAGTTTGTACCGTCAGTCCCAACTACGCTCGAGAAATCAAAACTCCGGTTCACGGATGCGGGCTCGATCCGATTCTTCGTGGCTTGGGCGACCGAGTCAGTGGGATCATCAACGGGATCGACACCAGCATTTGGAATCCGGAAACCGATCCCAACTTGGTCCAAAATTTCACGATCGAAAATTGGCAGGACGGCAAGGTCGCCAACAAGCTAGCCCTGCAAGCCGAGATGGGTCTGCCCCAAGACGCTGAGGTGCCCATGCTGGGATTGGTGGGGCGACTCGCCGACCAGAAAGGATGGGACCTGATCGTTCCCGTAATTCGTCAACACCTGACACAGCAGCGACCTACTCAGTGGGTGGTTTTGGGAAGCGGCAACCCCGAGATCGAACGGGAACTGAAATGGCTCGCCGGACAATACGACCACCAGTTGGCCGTTCATATTGGATTCAGTGACGCGTTAGCGCACCGTATTGAAGCCTCGTCGGACCTGTTCCTGATGCCCAGTCGCTACGAACCGTGCGGCTTGAACCAGCTTTACAGCTTGCGTTACGGAACCGTTTGTGTGGTCACGGCGACCGGTGGGCTGGCCGATACGATCGTCAATACCACGCCAGCGACGCTGCAAAGCGGCACCGCAACCGGCTTCCACATGAAGGCTCACGATGTCGCTTCGCTTGACGAATCAATCGGCGATGCACTTCGCATGCGGTATCACGCTCCAGAAAACTGGAAAAAAATTGTTGAGACCGGAATGACGCGAGATTGGTCATGGCGGAAAAGTGCTGCCCAGTACATTGACCTCTACGCTCGAACCATTTCCCTTAAAACATACAGCTAG
- a CDS encoding galactose-1-phosphate uridylyltransferase: MPISRVELRTGRGRRRRDSRLLRANPVAYDRAVEDAETLSASVDETGGEVPRRRSDEDVRIQVDLTRALANGIDLPRKPADEAMASPSAKHTVGSNPAATGSEPATQPKTGEAETAESKVASDRPLTNRVDPGNRVDSNLKTPTTQERNLESAIVETALEPKRVSDKTSQDEPADEIPSAGESRQDLITGEWTLFATTRSQRPNQFADAGKPTAKAVDCPFCAGEEHRTPDPVWVARLDENLVSDTTECSTDNPEWAVRVVPNLFPAVSDKPGRISSADCDGRGGFSGSGKSPKSRKNLFPNEPATGGHEVIIEAPRHTESLGELNTAEVSLVFAAYAQRIRYWQNVPGIQHVSVFKNVGRDAGASLQHSHSQLIATNRVPAVVQQVTRRLQAHYARTGSCLQCDLIRGEIEEKSRIVSQTDSFVAYCPYASRFPLQVRITSKEHLACFGEMRSMHLAEVSRLVLRVVRWLEALRPGTAYNMLLHTCPVYFQGARDSQHWALDVFPRMSRLAGFELATGAMINPIFPETAAKAYREQARLCDPRYVLR, from the coding sequence ATGCCGATTTCTCGCGTCGAATTACGAACGGGCCGTGGTCGCCGTCGTCGAGATAGTCGGTTATTGCGTGCCAATCCAGTTGCCTATGATCGGGCAGTTGAGGATGCCGAAACACTTTCCGCTTCCGTTGATGAAACCGGAGGCGAAGTTCCGCGACGAAGATCCGACGAAGACGTGCGGATTCAGGTTGATTTGACTCGAGCGTTGGCAAACGGGATCGATCTGCCACGGAAACCTGCGGACGAAGCGATGGCGTCGCCGTCGGCAAAGCATACTGTCGGCAGTAATCCAGCAGCCACCGGATCTGAACCAGCCACCCAACCCAAGACCGGCGAAGCCGAAACGGCTGAGTCCAAGGTTGCCAGCGATCGGCCACTAACCAATCGAGTGGATCCCGGTAACCGCGTCGATTCGAACCTCAAGACGCCGACCACCCAAGAACGAAACTTGGAGTCAGCGATCGTTGAGACTGCGTTGGAGCCCAAGCGGGTCTCCGATAAAACAAGCCAGGACGAGCCAGCCGATGAAATTCCCTCGGCAGGTGAATCTCGCCAAGATTTGATTACGGGCGAATGGACTCTGTTCGCCACCACTCGCTCGCAGCGTCCAAATCAATTCGCTGACGCCGGAAAGCCGACTGCCAAGGCAGTCGATTGTCCGTTTTGCGCTGGCGAAGAACATCGCACGCCCGATCCGGTTTGGGTTGCCCGTTTAGATGAAAACTTAGTTTCCGATACCACGGAATGTTCGACGGACAATCCCGAATGGGCCGTCCGCGTGGTGCCCAATTTGTTTCCAGCGGTCAGCGACAAACCGGGTCGAATATCGTCCGCTGACTGTGATGGACGTGGTGGCTTTTCCGGTTCAGGGAAGTCTCCCAAGTCGCGAAAGAACTTGTTCCCCAACGAACCTGCCACCGGCGGTCACGAAGTCATCATCGAGGCACCACGCCATACGGAGTCGTTAGGTGAACTGAACACCGCTGAAGTTTCGCTGGTCTTTGCCGCGTACGCCCAGCGGATTCGTTATTGGCAAAACGTCCCAGGCATCCAGCACGTTAGTGTCTTTAAGAATGTGGGACGGGACGCCGGTGCGTCACTGCAACACAGCCATAGTCAGCTGATCGCGACGAACCGGGTCCCGGCGGTCGTGCAGCAAGTGACTCGGCGTTTGCAGGCTCACTACGCCCGGACCGGATCGTGCCTGCAGTGCGATTTGATTCGTGGTGAGATTGAAGAGAAGAGCCGGATCGTCAGTCAGACCGATTCGTTCGTAGCCTATTGCCCGTACGCAAGTCGGTTCCCGTTGCAGGTTCGGATCACCTCAAAAGAACACCTGGCCTGCTTTGGTGAGATGCGTTCGATGCATCTTGCCGAGGTTTCTCGTTTGGTGCTGCGAGTGGTGCGGTGGTTGGAAGCTTTGCGACCTGGTACCGCTTACAACATGCTGCTGCACACCTGCCCGGTGTACTTCCAAGGGGCTCGGGACTCACAGCACTGGGCACTGGATGTTTTCCCGCGGATGTCACGTTTGGCCGGGTTTGAGTTGGCGACCGGTGCGATGATCAATCCGATCTTTCCTGAAACGGCGGCCAAGGCTTACCGAGAACAAGCTCGTTTGTGCGATCCCCGATACGTGTTGCGTTAA
- a CDS encoding ThuA domain-containing protein, translating into MIRHSLAIAFATLVLVSSQLTGSLAIAGDTLVFEPSAEESNGKHIVLISGDEEYRSEESCSMLGKILSQHHGFKCTVLFAIDKETGYINPYQNDNIPGTEALNTADLCILATRWRELPDDQIRPIYDYMQAGKPFIAYRTATHAFKSGQFADFDWKNFGIQIVGENWHSHHGEHMVQGGRAIRVEANAQHPILQSVEDIYTPSDIYGVFNVDDQNATVLLRGQILKALDPAAPPIEGEKNDPMVPMAWLRNYEPQSGKVGQTFGTTAGASVDFRSEDLRRLIVNAAYFLTGQEILARADVSFVDPFEPTFYGFVDGETYLERKLKPEDFGLGKSTSTFPRSRLIFAP; encoded by the coding sequence ATGATACGACACTCCCTTGCGATCGCTTTCGCAACTCTGGTCCTGGTCTCTTCGCAGTTGACCGGTTCGCTGGCCATTGCCGGTGACACGCTCGTTTTCGAACCTTCCGCCGAAGAGTCCAACGGAAAGCACATCGTGCTGATTTCGGGCGACGAGGAATATCGTTCGGAAGAGTCGTGTTCGATGCTTGGCAAGATCCTGAGTCAACATCATGGCTTCAAGTGCACGGTCTTGTTCGCGATCGACAAGGAAACCGGCTACATCAACCCGTACCAGAACGATAATATTCCAGGTACCGAAGCACTCAATACCGCCGATCTATGCATCTTGGCGACTCGCTGGCGAGAACTGCCTGACGATCAGATCCGGCCGATCTACGACTACATGCAAGCCGGCAAGCCTTTCATCGCCTATCGCACCGCAACCCACGCGTTCAAAAGTGGTCAGTTTGCTGACTTTGATTGGAAGAACTTTGGCATCCAGATTGTGGGCGAGAACTGGCATTCGCACCACGGCGAACACATGGTTCAAGGTGGACGCGCCATTCGTGTCGAAGCCAACGCACAGCATCCGATTTTGCAAAGCGTGGAAGATATCTACACGCCATCGGATATTTACGGCGTGTTCAACGTCGACGACCAAAACGCCACCGTGTTGTTACGTGGGCAAATCTTGAAGGCTCTCGACCCTGCCGCACCGCCGATCGAGGGCGAAAAGAATGATCCCATGGTGCCGATGGCATGGCTCCGAAATTACGAGCCCCAAAGCGGCAAGGTTGGCCAAACATTTGGCACCACGGCAGGAGCCTCGGTTGACTTCCGCAGCGAGGATTTGCGTCGGCTGATTGTCAACGCAGCTTATTTCCTGACAGGTCAAGAAATCTTGGCTCGGGCCGATGTCTCGTTCGTGGATCCGTTTGAACCGACGTTTTATGGTTTCGTCGATGGTGAAACGTACTTGGAGCGTAAGCTGAAACCGGAAGACTTCGGTCTAGGGAAGTCAACCAGCACGTTCCCGCGATCTCGCTTGATCTTCGCTCCATGA
- a CDS encoding L-threonylcarbamoyladenylate synthase, with product MREQEIELGANSGAEETDAAKLSAPGSEALACGSAMSTRSGPVKLEPMTLAQVERAAEFLLAGELVGLPTETVYGLAARGDDAGAIERIFLAKGRPRTNPLILHVADVNDVPQFFTKELDSVVQRRLDCLSTLWPGPMTLIGPKRETVLDAVTAGGATVAIRVPDHPLARAVLRRMKELAGEVIPVAAPSANVSNYVSPTTAEHVRQGLGDRIAMVLDGGACRVGVESTIVHLGSSEDPPSVLRSGFFGVETIVQRIDSAELAGQVVVQSATSAAQSEDQPAAAPGQFAKHYSPQTQLVLLPPGDRSPIPDDTLRIVFEPVEGSRSGSSNPRLLNRSLPNAGLADTRLSNADRVNTDLAGENLWTFAEDGTLETAASNLYAVLRKADATRFHRIEVVACEESGIGVAILDRLRRAAHA from the coding sequence ATGAGGGAGCAGGAAATTGAACTTGGTGCGAATTCAGGGGCCGAGGAAACGGATGCCGCCAAACTGTCCGCCCCGGGTTCTGAAGCGTTGGCATGTGGAAGTGCAATGAGCACTCGTTCGGGGCCGGTCAAGCTGGAACCGATGACGCTTGCACAGGTCGAGCGGGCGGCCGAGTTTCTGCTTGCCGGTGAATTGGTCGGTTTGCCTACCGAGACGGTCTATGGACTGGCGGCACGGGGTGACGATGCCGGTGCGATCGAACGCATTTTTCTAGCCAAGGGACGGCCTCGCACGAATCCATTGATTTTGCATGTTGCCGACGTTAACGACGTGCCACAGTTCTTCACCAAAGAATTGGATTCGGTCGTCCAGCGGCGGCTGGATTGCTTATCCACGCTTTGGCCCGGACCGATGACGCTGATTGGGCCAAAACGGGAAACCGTGCTCGATGCAGTGACGGCGGGCGGTGCGACGGTCGCAATCCGGGTGCCAGATCATCCACTTGCTCGGGCTGTGCTTCGCCGAATGAAGGAGCTCGCTGGCGAGGTGATTCCGGTCGCCGCGCCGAGTGCGAACGTATCGAACTACGTCAGTCCGACCACGGCGGAACACGTGCGACAGGGCTTGGGCGATCGCATCGCCATGGTGCTTGACGGCGGTGCTTGCCGTGTGGGTGTGGAGTCAACGATCGTGCATCTGGGAAGTTCCGAGGATCCGCCAAGCGTCCTTCGTAGTGGGTTCTTTGGCGTGGAGACGATCGTTCAGCGAATCGATTCAGCTGAATTGGCTGGGCAAGTTGTAGTCCAGAGTGCAACCTCGGCCGCTCAATCGGAAGACCAGCCTGCGGCTGCACCTGGGCAATTCGCCAAACACTATTCGCCTCAAACACAATTGGTGTTGTTGCCGCCCGGCGATCGGTCTCCGATTCCAGACGACACGCTGCGAATCGTTTTCGAACCGGTGGAAGGTTCCCGATCCGGTTCTTCGAATCCCCGTCTTTTGAATCGTAGTCTTCCGAATGCGGGTCTTGCGGATACCCGTTTGTCGAATGCCGATCGGGTGAACACGGACTTGGCGGGTGAGAATTTGTGGACGTTTGCCGAGGATGGCACTTTGGAAACGGCGGCTTCGAATTTGTACGCCGTTTTAAGGAAGGCGGATGCGACCCGCTTTCATCGCATCGAGGTTGTGGCGTGCGAGGAATCCGGGATCGGCGTGGCCATTCTTGACCGGTTGCGACGCGCCGCTCACGCGTAA
- a CDS encoding putative sensor domain DACNV-containing protein — protein MESERGVSADMNDFSAYPGSIAAALRARWLGQGLDATLLPGDPTLVALLDTMYQASLLREEGVPVQCRVMFADPQTVADGCDDSVGTLHVLTFDQPTPLSAHNLRKLAAAAGFYRAVLGVMMDDDGLLVVWGMLVTGTDWVNRTQETGDKAGGRQNVRLPPNLLVQVLSPGHLIAASGYTRVLESSRGQLHTDGFDPFQSLWLQRRFRSVRETLMSELDEHRKNSESMPPASCRVCDHFIRDVAQATVKRTLRLVRTRRHGGILVYLPTGAGNPGSDESSRLDEWFRFRVRFTADESTLRFRRLIVRLLQRVAVVGDAHGMDLVTWDDCQHMQDAEISQVTEALIEFSHLLADLMSVDGSLVLDHTFQLIGFGGEILGNSHARKIHQALDLEVESYVVEPADTSGTRHRSAYRLVSGCHEALAVIVSQDGDVRFVAQHEGNLTYWPYLP, from the coding sequence ATGGAATCCGAACGAGGTGTGTCCGCCGATATGAACGACTTTTCTGCATACCCCGGCAGCATCGCTGCTGCCCTGCGTGCTCGTTGGTTGGGGCAGGGCCTTGATGCCACATTGCTACCCGGTGATCCGACCTTGGTGGCTTTGTTGGACACCATGTACCAGGCAAGTTTGTTGCGTGAAGAAGGCGTGCCGGTTCAGTGCCGTGTCATGTTTGCTGATCCTCAAACGGTGGCGGACGGATGCGACGACAGTGTGGGTACCCTGCATGTGCTTACCTTTGACCAGCCAACACCGCTGTCAGCGCATAACCTGCGAAAGCTCGCTGCGGCGGCCGGTTTCTATCGCGCGGTCCTGGGTGTCATGATGGATGACGATGGCCTGCTGGTTGTTTGGGGGATGCTTGTGACCGGCACCGATTGGGTGAATCGGACCCAAGAAACGGGTGACAAGGCGGGGGGACGTCAGAACGTTCGCTTGCCGCCCAACTTGCTGGTGCAGGTGTTGAGCCCAGGGCATCTGATCGCGGCATCCGGTTACACACGGGTGCTTGAATCGAGTCGCGGCCAGTTGCACACCGATGGATTTGATCCTTTTCAGTCCCTTTGGTTGCAGCGTCGGTTTCGGTCGGTGCGTGAAACGCTGATGAGTGAACTCGATGAACACCGAAAGAACTCCGAGTCGATGCCGCCGGCCAGTTGCCGGGTTTGTGACCATTTCATTCGCGATGTCGCCCAGGCAACCGTCAAACGCACGTTGCGGCTGGTGCGAACGAGGCGGCATGGTGGGATTTTGGTTTACTTGCCTACCGGTGCAGGTAATCCTGGCAGTGATGAGTCGAGTCGACTCGACGAGTGGTTCCGCTTTCGCGTGCGATTCACTGCCGATGAATCAACCCTCCGATTCCGCCGTTTGATCGTGCGTTTGCTGCAGCGGGTAGCGGTCGTGGGCGACGCTCATGGAATGGATCTTGTGACGTGGGATGATTGTCAGCACATGCAGGACGCCGAAATCTCGCAGGTGACCGAGGCGCTGATCGAGTTCAGTCATTTATTGGCTGACTTGATGAGCGTGGATGGATCGCTGGTGCTCGATCACACTTTCCAGTTGATCGGATTCGGCGGCGAGATTTTGGGTAATAGCCACGCGCGAAAAATCCACCAAGCACTCGACTTGGAAGTGGAGTCCTATGTTGTTGAGCCCGCCGACACATCGGGGACGCGGCATCGTTCGGCGTATCGAT